Proteins encoded by one window of Anopheles maculipalpis chromosome 2RL, idAnoMacuDA_375_x, whole genome shotgun sequence:
- the LOC126556952 gene encoding serrate RNA effector molecule homolog isoform X1 — MGDSDDEYDRKRRDKFRGERSAGGGGGDSYGRGADRPDRSRGRDDWPDRVRPRQDYRDYRPPPRDRGYSPAREGPTVKRMRGDAWGDEGRHRFGGHDSYGMYGYAHEHFGMHPAVGPYGHQPASHPREPAASGDMQTQPCMMTLKQFLATQDDSISDSDAITKYNEYKLEFRRQQMNEFFVAHKDEEWFKIKYHPEESQKRKEEQLSFLKHRCEVFLELLNSKDIAKVSVDASNSDALLRLLDTVVIKLEGGTEEDLKVLDEKPPAVEPTATVKAVVVGSQNADKLKAESKADLPPKEVVVKKEDDGTKQESATEERSGSSQPDEEMPRNGKSVENQNDDDDEENREKDCSDEPRITERDGDDGENEDQQQQKNESEDGRKKRSRSDSGSSSSSSSSSSSSDSEEEKDDSKEDKNEEENAKMQDEAKMETDAADEGKEEKAEKHEDENMAEEGDNEDSSSKSKDRSESEENAKEVSDAAADGDNDQKKAEAGKVQKDNEVDNQQKSETIDLVKDSADNGSRALHRTSSIFLRNLAPSITKAEVEAMCRRYNGFLRVAIADPLLERRWFRRGWVTFKREVNIKEICWNLNNIRLRDCELGAIVNKDLSRRVRPVNGITCHKTVVRSDIKLGAKIAHNLDDKWGLWKESPSTTGDAANNGGSTMQQEESFGLQSKNPVLQNITDYLIEEASAEEEELLGLTEDSKKVTEGELIERDPQLIEVLDRLILYLRIVHSVDFYNHCEYPYEDEMPNRCGIIHARGPPSQSKVMGNEIQEYIRTFEGKMASFLTRMVDLDEAEMKKLGAKDAEAEVEKFITANTQELAKDKWLCPLSGKKFKGPDFVRKHIFNKHAEKVEEVRKEVEYFNNYLKDSKRPQLPEHPGNTKKTGSESTASVPSAAATGSSYRSQPFGMSHSYAPMYAAYAAAPMMAPNPRGRAGFGRGGRDTAVDPRRPIIAYSDLDMPNFNDSFF, encoded by the exons ATGGGCGATTCAGATGACGAATATGACCGCAAACGCCGCGACAAGTTCCGCGGAGAGCGCagcgctggtggtggtggaggagatAGCTATGGCCGCGGAGCTGACCGACCAGATCGTTCGCGAGGCAGAGATGATTGGCCCGATCG AGTGCGACCACGGCAAGACTACCGAGACTACAGACCTCCACCTAGAGATCGCGGCTATTCTCCAGCCCGGGAAGGTCCCACGGTAAAACGTATGCGTGGCGATGCATGGGGCGACGAAGGCCGACACAGATTTGGAG GTCACGACAGCTACGGTATGTATGGGTATGCACATGAACATTTCGGGATGCATCCGGCCGTCGGACCTTACGGCCATCAACCAGCATCCCATCCGag AGAACCAGCCGCATCAGGAGATATGCAAACACAACCCTGCATGATGACGCTGAAACAGTTTCTTGCCACGCAGGACGATTCGATTTCCGATTCGGACGCAATTACTAAGTACAATGAGTACAAACTGGAGTTCCGCCGTCAACAGATGAACGAGTTCTTCGTGGCACACAAGGACGAAGAATG GTTTAAGATCAAGTACCATCCGGAGGAATCGCAAAAACGCAAGGAAGAACAATTATCTTTCCTAAAG caTCGATGTGAAGTATTTTTAGAGCTGCTAAACTCTAAAGATATCGCGAAAGTGTCTGTCGATGCTTCGAACAGTGATGCATTGCTTCGTTTGCTGGACACGGTAGTCATCAAACTGGAGGGCGGAACAGAGGAAGACCTTAAGGTCCTTGATGAAAAACCTCCGGCAGTTGAACCGACGGCAACCGTGAAGGCAGTGGTAGTAGGATCACAAAATGCGGACAAACTTAAAGCTGAATCAAAAGCTGATTTGCCGCCGAAAGAAGTGGTCGTAAAGAAGGAAGATGATGGTACAAAGCAAGAGAGTGCCACTGAAGAACGATCTGGCAGTAGCCAACCGGACGAAGAAATGCCAAGGAATGGCAAATCAGTCGAGAATcaaaacgatgatgatgatgaagagaaTCGCGAAAAGGACTGTTCAGATGAGCCGCGGATAACCGAACGAGATGGTGACGATGGGGAAAATGaggatcagcagcagcagaaaaatgAATCCGAAGATGGTAGAAAGAAGCGCAGCCGTTCCGATTCAGGCTCAAGTTCATCGTCCTCGTCTTCCTCGTCATCGAGCGActcggaagaagaaaaagacgatAGCAAGGAGGACAAAAATGAGGAAGAAAATGCTAAAATGCAGGATGAAGCGAAAATGGAAACGGATGCCGCAGACGAAGGCAAGGAAGAAAAGGCAGAAAAGCATGAAGATGAAAACATGGCGGAGGAAGGCGATAATGAGGATAGTTCAAGCAAAAGTAAAGACCGTTCCGAATCGGAGGAAAATGCAAAGGAAGTTTCCGATGCTGCCGCCGATGGCGATAACGATCAGAAGAAAGCGGAAGCTGGAAAGGTGCAAAAAGACAACGAGGTAGATAATCAGCAGAAATCTGAAACCATCGATTTGGTTAAAGATTCTGCCGACAATGGGTCGCGTGCACTGCATCGTACGAGCTCAATCTTTCTGCGGAATTTAGCTCCATCCATCACGAAGGCCGAGGTAGAAGCTATGTGCCGTCGTTACAACGGATTCCTTCGTGTAGCGATTGCGGATCCGTTGCTCGAAAGACGCTGGTTCCGGCGCGGTTGGGTTACTTTCAAGCGTGAAGTAAACATCAAGGAGATCTGCTGGAACCTGAACAACATTCGTCTACGGGACTGCGAGCTGGGTGCGATAGTGAACAAGGATTTAAGCCGTCGGGTACGTCCGGTGAATGGGATCACCTGTCACAAAACGGTTGTACGTAGCGATATTAAACTTGGCGCTAAGATAGCTCACAACCTGGACGACAAGTGGGGACTGTGGAAGGAAAGTCCATCCACCACAGGAGACGCGGCCAACAATGGAGGCAGTACCATGCAGCAGGAAGAATCGTTCGGTCTGCAATCAAAAAATCCAGTACTGCAAAACATTACCGACTATTTGATTGAGGAGGCATCGGCCGAAGAGGAGGAACTGCTAGGTTTAACCGAAGACAGCAAGAAAGTGACGGAGGGCGAATTAATCGAGCGTGATCCTCAGCTGATTGAGGTGCTCGATCGGCTGATCCTGTATTTACGCATTGTGCATTCGGTGGATTTCTACAATCACTGCGAATATCCGTACGAGGACGAAATGCCCAACCGGTGCGGAATTATTCACGCACGCGGTCCACCCTCCCAGAGCAAGGTGATGGGCAATGAAATTCAGGAATATATACGCACATTCGAAGGTAAAATGGCTTCCTTCCTTACGCGGATGGTTGATTTGGACGAGGCCGAGATGAAAAAGCTCGGTGCAAAGGATGCCGAGGCCGAGGTGGAAAAGTTCATCACCGCCAACACTCAGGAGCTGGCGAAGGATAAGTGGTTGTGTCCGCTGTCGGGGAAAAAGTTTAAGGGACCCGATTTCGTTCGAAAACACATATTCAACAAGCATGCTGAAAAGGTCGAAGAAGTGCGTAAGGAGGTGGAATACTTTAACAACTATCTGAAAGATTCCAAACGACCGCAGTTGCCAGAACATCCGGGCAACACGAAAAAGACAGGATCGGAGAGCACAGCGTCTGTTCCGTCTGCTGCTGCAACCGGATCGAG CTATCGCAGTCAACCGTTCGGGATGTCTCACAGCTATGCACCGATGTACGCTGCCTATGCTGCAGCACCAATGATGGCTCCAAATCCCCGGGGACGGGCAGGATTTGGTCGAGGAGGAAG AGACACGGCGGTGGACCCTCGACGACCGATCATAGCGTATAGTGACTTAGATATGCCGAATTTCAATGATAGTTTCTTCTAA
- the LOC126556952 gene encoding serrate RNA effector molecule homolog isoform X2 — protein sequence MGDSDDEYDRKRRDKFRGERSAGGGGGDSYGRGADRPDRSRGRDDWPDRVRPRQDYRDYRPPPRDRGYSPAREGPTVKRMRGDAWGDEGRHRFGGHDSYGMYGYAHEHFGMHPAVGPYGHQPASHPREPAASGDMQTQPCMMTLKQFLATQDDSISDSDAITKYNEYKLEFRRQQMNEFFVAHKDEEWFKIKYHPEESQKRKEEQLSFLKHRCEVFLELLNSKDIAKVSVDASNSDALLRLLDTVVIKLEGGTEEDLKVLDEKPPAVEPTATVKAVVVGSQNADKLKAESKADLPPKEVVVKKEDDGTKQESATEERSGSSQPDEEMPRNGKSVENQNDDDDEENREKDCSDEPRITERDGDDGENEDQQQQKNESEDGRKKRSRSDSGSSSSSSSSSSSSDSEEEKDDSKEDKNEEENAKMQDEAKMETDAADEGKEEKAEKHEDENMAEEGDNEDSSSKSKDRSESEENAKEVSDAAADGDNDQKKAEAGKVQKDNEVDNQQKSETIDLVKDSADNGSRALHRTSSIFLRNLAPSITKAEVEAMCRRYNGFLRVAIADPLLERRWFRRGWVTFKREVNIKEICWNLNNIRLRDCELGAIVNKDLSRRVRPVNGITCHKTVVRSDIKLGAKIAHNLDDKWGLWKESPSTTGDAANNGGSTMQQEESFGLQSKNPVLQNITDYLIEEASAEEEELLGLTEDSKKVTEGELIERDPQLIEVLDRLILYLRIVHSVDFYNHCEYPYEDEMPNRCGIIHARGPPSQSKVMGNEIQEYIRTFEGKMASFLTRMVDLDEAEMKKLGAKDAEAEVEKFITANTQELAKDKWLCPLSGKKFKGPDFVRKHIFNKHAEKVEEVRKEVEYFNNYLKDSKRPQLPEHPGNTKKTGSESTASVPSAAATGSSYRSQPFGMSHSYAPMYAAYAAAPMMAPNPRGRAGFGRGGRMGGPDYRPVIQYRDLDAPREPDEFL from the exons ATGGGCGATTCAGATGACGAATATGACCGCAAACGCCGCGACAAGTTCCGCGGAGAGCGCagcgctggtggtggtggaggagatAGCTATGGCCGCGGAGCTGACCGACCAGATCGTTCGCGAGGCAGAGATGATTGGCCCGATCG AGTGCGACCACGGCAAGACTACCGAGACTACAGACCTCCACCTAGAGATCGCGGCTATTCTCCAGCCCGGGAAGGTCCCACGGTAAAACGTATGCGTGGCGATGCATGGGGCGACGAAGGCCGACACAGATTTGGAG GTCACGACAGCTACGGTATGTATGGGTATGCACATGAACATTTCGGGATGCATCCGGCCGTCGGACCTTACGGCCATCAACCAGCATCCCATCCGag AGAACCAGCCGCATCAGGAGATATGCAAACACAACCCTGCATGATGACGCTGAAACAGTTTCTTGCCACGCAGGACGATTCGATTTCCGATTCGGACGCAATTACTAAGTACAATGAGTACAAACTGGAGTTCCGCCGTCAACAGATGAACGAGTTCTTCGTGGCACACAAGGACGAAGAATG GTTTAAGATCAAGTACCATCCGGAGGAATCGCAAAAACGCAAGGAAGAACAATTATCTTTCCTAAAG caTCGATGTGAAGTATTTTTAGAGCTGCTAAACTCTAAAGATATCGCGAAAGTGTCTGTCGATGCTTCGAACAGTGATGCATTGCTTCGTTTGCTGGACACGGTAGTCATCAAACTGGAGGGCGGAACAGAGGAAGACCTTAAGGTCCTTGATGAAAAACCTCCGGCAGTTGAACCGACGGCAACCGTGAAGGCAGTGGTAGTAGGATCACAAAATGCGGACAAACTTAAAGCTGAATCAAAAGCTGATTTGCCGCCGAAAGAAGTGGTCGTAAAGAAGGAAGATGATGGTACAAAGCAAGAGAGTGCCACTGAAGAACGATCTGGCAGTAGCCAACCGGACGAAGAAATGCCAAGGAATGGCAAATCAGTCGAGAATcaaaacgatgatgatgatgaagagaaTCGCGAAAAGGACTGTTCAGATGAGCCGCGGATAACCGAACGAGATGGTGACGATGGGGAAAATGaggatcagcagcagcagaaaaatgAATCCGAAGATGGTAGAAAGAAGCGCAGCCGTTCCGATTCAGGCTCAAGTTCATCGTCCTCGTCTTCCTCGTCATCGAGCGActcggaagaagaaaaagacgatAGCAAGGAGGACAAAAATGAGGAAGAAAATGCTAAAATGCAGGATGAAGCGAAAATGGAAACGGATGCCGCAGACGAAGGCAAGGAAGAAAAGGCAGAAAAGCATGAAGATGAAAACATGGCGGAGGAAGGCGATAATGAGGATAGTTCAAGCAAAAGTAAAGACCGTTCCGAATCGGAGGAAAATGCAAAGGAAGTTTCCGATGCTGCCGCCGATGGCGATAACGATCAGAAGAAAGCGGAAGCTGGAAAGGTGCAAAAAGACAACGAGGTAGATAATCAGCAGAAATCTGAAACCATCGATTTGGTTAAAGATTCTGCCGACAATGGGTCGCGTGCACTGCATCGTACGAGCTCAATCTTTCTGCGGAATTTAGCTCCATCCATCACGAAGGCCGAGGTAGAAGCTATGTGCCGTCGTTACAACGGATTCCTTCGTGTAGCGATTGCGGATCCGTTGCTCGAAAGACGCTGGTTCCGGCGCGGTTGGGTTACTTTCAAGCGTGAAGTAAACATCAAGGAGATCTGCTGGAACCTGAACAACATTCGTCTACGGGACTGCGAGCTGGGTGCGATAGTGAACAAGGATTTAAGCCGTCGGGTACGTCCGGTGAATGGGATCACCTGTCACAAAACGGTTGTACGTAGCGATATTAAACTTGGCGCTAAGATAGCTCACAACCTGGACGACAAGTGGGGACTGTGGAAGGAAAGTCCATCCACCACAGGAGACGCGGCCAACAATGGAGGCAGTACCATGCAGCAGGAAGAATCGTTCGGTCTGCAATCAAAAAATCCAGTACTGCAAAACATTACCGACTATTTGATTGAGGAGGCATCGGCCGAAGAGGAGGAACTGCTAGGTTTAACCGAAGACAGCAAGAAAGTGACGGAGGGCGAATTAATCGAGCGTGATCCTCAGCTGATTGAGGTGCTCGATCGGCTGATCCTGTATTTACGCATTGTGCATTCGGTGGATTTCTACAATCACTGCGAATATCCGTACGAGGACGAAATGCCCAACCGGTGCGGAATTATTCACGCACGCGGTCCACCCTCCCAGAGCAAGGTGATGGGCAATGAAATTCAGGAATATATACGCACATTCGAAGGTAAAATGGCTTCCTTCCTTACGCGGATGGTTGATTTGGACGAGGCCGAGATGAAAAAGCTCGGTGCAAAGGATGCCGAGGCCGAGGTGGAAAAGTTCATCACCGCCAACACTCAGGAGCTGGCGAAGGATAAGTGGTTGTGTCCGCTGTCGGGGAAAAAGTTTAAGGGACCCGATTTCGTTCGAAAACACATATTCAACAAGCATGCTGAAAAGGTCGAAGAAGTGCGTAAGGAGGTGGAATACTTTAACAACTATCTGAAAGATTCCAAACGACCGCAGTTGCCAGAACATCCGGGCAACACGAAAAAGACAGGATCGGAGAGCACAGCGTCTGTTCCGTCTGCTGCTGCAACCGGATCGAG CTATCGCAGTCAACCGTTCGGGATGTCTCACAGCTATGCACCGATGTACGCTGCCTATGCTGCAGCACCAATGATGGCTCCAAATCCCCGGGGACGGGCAGGATTTGGTCGAGGAGGAAG aatggGTGGCCCCGACTATCGTCCAGTTATTCAATATCGTGATCTGGATGCCCCTCGTGAGCCAGATGAATTTTTGTAA
- the LOC126567333 gene encoding SET domain-containing protein SmydA-8-like has protein sequence MSAKCGFCGVEAKLKCAGCQQVVYCNPDHQKKHWRAKHKHECAKPYELAQNEEIGRYFVATKAIPKDTVLFTENPLVIGPKWNLDEYEQRSAVVPCVGCFTDCSLGQFYCELCRWPACKPNCPGLENSNLHALECGILRFGRPPKPGDDPETFFDYYRYDALLVLKCVAMQICNPSLFEQIINLESHYEARKNTSYYADADERIVSYLFRNFLDPLQKLERKEDKVVLKMCDRKTLHKISGIMEVNAMVIPLSNGREICGLYPKGCLLEHNCMPNSFYTFDCSKGMKLTFKTGRDIKKGEHLTTTYTHSLWGTQLRRDHLKTNKYFACKCERCSDPTELGTFLSALRCMGLENEPCGGFQLPINPLRETSNWQCNRCPVQVTHDQVNLLMSKIGEEVDDVMGRKCSVKEFEDLIFKLQNFLHPNHFHLQTLKHSLIQMYGHFPGHRLHELSDKVLQTKIQMCREMMTIIDVLDPDSFRLTLYAGVILLEQQAGLVELNKRRKRSADTGPKSEELDEALQCLARAKTILQNEMGTLQGKKLMEQVSNAFECVSALNGTG, from the exons ATGAGTGCAAAATGTGGCTTTTGTGGCGTAGAAGCAAAGTTGAAATGCGCCGGTTGCCAGCAAGTGGTATATTGTAATCCCGATCACCAGAAGAAACATTGGAGAGCGAAACACAAGCATGAGTGTGCCAAACCGTATGAG CTAGcgcaaaatgaagaaattggCCGGTACTTTGTAGCAACAAAAGCGATTCCAAAGGACACCGTACTCTTTACGGAAAATCCACTTGTGATAGGGCCGAAATGGAATCTGGACGAGTATGAGCAACGTTCAGCGGTTGTACCGTGCGTGGGATGTTTTACGGATTGCAGTTTGGGACAGTTCTACTGTGAACTGTGCCGGTGGCCTGCCTGTAAACCTAACTGCCCAGGGCTCGAAAACTCAAACCTGCACGCGCTCGAGTGTGGCATATTGCGGTTTGGCCGGCCCCCGAAACCGGGTGACGATCCGGAAACGTTCTTCGATTACTATCGTTACGATGCACTGCTGGTGCTGAAATGTGTGGCCATGCAAATTTGCAATCCAAGTCTGTTTGAGCAGATCATCAATCTGGAGAGTCATTACGAGGCACGCAAAAATACAAGCTACTATGCCGATGCGGACGAGCGGATCGTGTCGTATTTGTTCCGCAACTTTCTCGATCCACTTCAAAAGCTAGAACGCAAAGAGGATAAAGTTGTGCTTAAGATGTGTGATCGGAAAACGTTGCATAAGATCAGCGGAATAATGGAGGTTAACGCTATGGTTATTCCGTTGTCGAATGGTAGAGAAATTTGTGGCCTGTATCCGAAGGGTTGTTTACTAGAGCACAACTGTATGCCAAATTCTTTTTACACCTTCGACTGCTCCAAGGGAATGAAGCTTACATTTAAAACAGGCAGAGATATCAAAAAAG GAGAACATCTAACGACTACCTACACACATTCGCTGTGGGGAACGCAACTACGCCGTGACCATCTGAAGACAAACAAGTACTTTGCCTGCAAGTGTGAGCGCTGCTCGGATCCTACGGAATTGGGCACATTCCTAAGTGCGTTGCGCTGCATGGGCTTAGAAAATGAGCCATGCGGAGGTTTCCAGCTGCCGATTAATCCGCTTCGCGAAACGAGCAATTGGCAGTGTAACCGTTGCCCAGTGCAAGTGACGCACGATCAGGTCAACTTGCTAATGTCCAAAATTGGCGAAGAGGTAGACGATGTGATGGGACGCAAATGCTCTGTAAAGGAGTTTGAGGATCTCATCTTCAAGCTGCAAAACTTTCTCCACCCGAATCACTTTCATCTGCAAACACTTAAGCATTCTTTGATACAAATGTACGGACACTTTCCCGGACATCGTTTGCACGAACTTTCCGATAAGGTTTTGCAAACGAAAATTCAAATGTGTCGCGAGATGATGACGATCATCGATGTGCTCGATCCGGATTCATTTCGTTTGACTCTGTACGCGGGAGTTATTCTACTGGAGCAGCAGGCCGGTTTGGTTGAACTGAACAAACGGCGCAAGCGGTCCGCAGATACTGGGCCTAAGTCTGAAGAACTCGATGAAGCTTTACAGTGTTTGGCACGGGCGAAAACTATTTTGCAAAATGAAATGGGAACACTGCAGGGTAAAAAACTAATGGAACAAGTAAGCAATGCGTTTGAGTGTGTTAGTGCACTGAATGGTACTGGTTAA
- the LOC126557437 gene encoding uncharacterized protein LOC126557437 → MCASRSSFRRFPVWSVVLLLLHVTVAQQYTGVKSVSSSAEVNQQPAHSARSVDGGIPATDSNIINLAIQPFARGQGFSAAKGRNLGFANDASLNAIPAGINNELSNVDVRGSTQPQQTAVLRDSYGNPVTPFTDLAKPELDSVGFLTNVNRGANFQSSGQGNNVGQYNFKVPSYASGIIEPIGQPNFGLLPPNPVPSTVQVVPPSSTTTAKPSSTQQQFLPNAKIPNIEEGQILFAQKPVNGLLPPLFPDQLPPVYNIQVGTERSPIFVRDPFSGPVKPTTSQQPSAQVPQSAPVPDGIVGYKTDVNQQTTFPKPIPPTDTRFSGAAAPAVPTTAKPVVQKYNGGFGGPSGFLGNQQNIGTAYTSTVRPNLLQTVPPATQPQPRPQNVFIPQNTFPTTARPEDKTTVQKYAGSFGGAPGFLGNQANLGTAYTKAPQPIPANVPTVAPVQQPPPPPPVQHFGPAHLGPVSTATQSGVPPRPALPTVPTLPNQFNGPFVGGPVNQGAGIRPTATPIFTPPVQPVRPVSTSNNFNGGNKFTGSFGGAPGILGNQQRPGTNVKPDGSIFSSAQPQQHTQQYQQQQQQQQQQTLPQQQFQQPKPVTDKFTGSFGGPPGVLRPFDNTKG, encoded by the exons ATGTGTGCGTCAAGGTCGAGCTTTCGAAGATTCCCAGTTTGGAGtgtagtgctgctgctgttgcacgTCACCGTTGCCCAACAGTACACCGGAGTAAAAT CTGTGTCTTCTTCGGCGGAAGTGAATCAACAGCCAG CTCACTCGGCTCGCTCGGTTGATGGTGGCATTCCTGCGACGGATAGCAATATAATCAATCTCGCTATCCAACCGTTCGCACGTGGTCAAGGATTTTCGGCAGCAAAGGGACGAAATCTTGGCTTTGCAAACGACGCTTCCCTGAACGCCATCCCTGCCGGCATTAACAATGAACTGTCGAACGTTGACGTACGTGGATCGACACAGCCACAGCAGACCGCGGTGTTGCGTGACAGCTATGGAAATCCTGTGACACCGTTTACCGATCTAGCCAAGCCGGAACTAGATTCGGTCGGGTTTCTTACGAACGTTAATCGGGGCGCAAACTTTCAGTCATCCGGCCAGGGCAACAACGTTGGCCAGTACAACTTTAAAGTCCCTAGCTATGCGTCTGGCATTATTGAGCCTATCGGACAACCAAACTTCGGGCTACTGCCTCCAAACCCGGTCCCCAGTACCGTCCAGGTAGTACCACCAAGCAGCACTACAACGGCAAAACCTTCAAGTACGCAGCAACAGTTTCTACCGAACGCAAAAATTCCAAACATCGAGGAGGGCCAGATTCTTTTCGCCCAGAAACCAGTCAACGGTCTGCTACCTCCCCTGTTCCCGGATCAATTGCCACCGGTGTACAACATTCAAGTTGGTACGGAACGATCGCCAATCTTTGTTCGTGATCCATTCAGTGGACCGGTAAAGCCGACGACGTCCCAGCAACCTTCCGCGCAGGTGCCACAATCTGCACCTGTACCTGACGGTATTGTCGGATACAAAACCGACGTCAATCAACAGACAACCTTCCCGAAACCGATCCCGCCAACGGACACAAGGTTTTCGGGGGCAGCTGCGCCCGCTGTACCAACTACTGCCAAACCTGTGGTACAGAAGTACAACGGAGGATTCGGAGGGCCGTCCGGATTTCTTGGCAATCAGCAAAACATTGGCACAGCTTACACCTCGACAGTGAGACCGAACCTCCTGCAAACGGTTCCTCCTGCAACACAACCTCAACCGCGTCCTCAAAACGTGTTTATACCGCAAAACACATTTCCCACCACGGCCAGACCAGAAGACAAAACGACTGTACAAAAGTATGCGGGCAGCTTTGGCGGTGCGCCAGGCTTCTTGGGAAATCAGGCAAACTTAGGAACAGCGTACACTAAAGCTCCACAACCAATCCCAGCAAATGTACCCACCGTAGCTCCCGTTCAAcaacctcctcctccacctcctGTACAACATTTTGGCCCTGCCCATCTAGGTCCAGTTTCAACAGCTACACAATCCGGTGTCCCGCCACGACCAGCATTACCAACGGTACCAACGCTACCAAACCAATTTAACGGCCCATTCGTCGGAGGTCCCGTTAATCAGGGGGCAGGCATTAGACCGACGGCAACGCCTATATTCACGCCACCAGTGCAACCTGTGAGGCCAGTTTCGACTTCGAACAATTTTAACGGTGGTAACAAGTTTACCGGAAGCTTCGGCGGTGCTCCAGGAATATTGGGCAATCAGCAGAGGCCTGGTACGAATGTCAAACCGGACGGTAGTATTTTCTCCTCCGCACAGCCCCAGCAGCATACTCAGCAgtatcaacagcagcagcagcagcagcagcaacaaacctTACCTCAACAACAGTTTCAGCAACCGAAGCCAGTGACGGACAAGTTTACCGGTAGTTTTGGTGGCCCACCCGGTGTACTACGTCCGTTTGATAACACTAAGGGTTAA